Proteins co-encoded in one bacterium genomic window:
- a CDS encoding BMC domain-containing protein — MRALGMIEMIGYTALTEAADAAVKAANSVISDRLWIGSGYAIVLLRGDVAAVRASVDAGAAAASRLSKLVAAHVIPSPHMMLNNVLPIGPAEKNAPKQGPAGSGDGDALGFVETKGFAAMVAASDAGVKAARVTPLGWQKVGAALVTTIFQGDVAAVKASVDAGAAEARRVGDLVSVNVIPRPHEAVHSYNFPK, encoded by the coding sequence ATGCGCGCACTTGGCATGATCGAAATGATCGGCTACACGGCGCTGACCGAAGCGGCCGACGCGGCGGTCAAGGCTGCCAACTCGGTGATCTCCGATCGCCTCTGGATCGGCAGCGGCTACGCGATCGTTCTACTGCGCGGCGATGTGGCTGCGGTCCGTGCCTCCGTTGACGCTGGTGCGGCAGCTGCCAGCCGTCTGTCGAAGCTCGTTGCCGCTCACGTCATTCCGTCGCCCCACATGATGCTGAACAACGTTCTGCCGATCGGCCCGGCCGAGAAGAATGCTCCGAAGCAGGGCCCTGCGGGCTCCGGCGATGGCGATGCGCTTGGCTTCGTCGAAACGAAGGGTTTTGCCGCGATGGTCGCCGCCAGCGATGCCGGCGTGAAAGCCGCTCGCGTGACTCCGCTCGGATGGCAGAAGGTCGGCGCAGCTCTGGTCACGACGATCTTCCAGGGCGATGTCGCTGCGGTGAAGGCCTCTGTGGACGCCGGCGCCGCCGAGGCGCGCCGCGTGGGCGATCTGGTTTCCGTCAACGTCATCCCGCGCCCGCACGAGGCTGTGCACTCCTACAACTTCCCGAAGTAA
- a CDS encoding DUF374 domain-containing protein has protein sequence MGKKKNRRWRATKFWLLQHVVLPIAVLPVKAWMWTWRIEWETPDFIEEIRPKHPSRVIAVLHGHQLQFLGTHLKMGKRRIPSATMVSPSRDGQLLGDVISRFGATTVSGSSKSRGAAGLIELIKVVREGLVGLIAVDGPRGPRAVPRPGILTLAKQSEARLYTVVMLSAPAVRFKSWDRTELPMPFAKVRARAKLFHDYSAGEEPPNALWALQNQILEELEKSGEETQDIKRLEKESC, from the coding sequence ATGGGTAAGAAGAAGAACAGACGCTGGCGGGCTACCAAGTTCTGGCTCCTGCAGCATGTAGTCCTGCCGATCGCCGTACTGCCGGTCAAAGCATGGATGTGGACGTGGCGGATCGAATGGGAGACGCCCGACTTCATCGAGGAAATTCGGCCCAAGCATCCCAGCCGCGTGATCGCGGTCCTGCATGGTCATCAACTGCAGTTCCTCGGCACGCACCTGAAGATGGGGAAGCGGCGCATTCCATCAGCGACGATGGTCAGTCCAAGCCGCGATGGCCAGTTGCTCGGAGATGTCATCTCGCGTTTTGGCGCCACGACGGTCTCGGGAAGCTCGAAATCTCGCGGTGCTGCGGGTTTGATTGAACTAATCAAAGTCGTTCGCGAAGGCCTGGTCGGGCTGATCGCCGTGGATGGCCCGCGCGGCCCGCGCGCCGTTCCTCGGCCCGGCATCCTGACGCTTGCCAAGCAGTCAGAGGCGCGCCTCTACACTGTCGTGATGCTTAGCGCGCCGGCCGTTCGCTTCAAGAGCTGGGACCGAACGGAACTTCCAATGCCTTTCGCCAAGGTGCGCGCGCGGGCGAAGCTCTTTCACGACTACTCCGCTGGCGAAGAACCGCCGAATGCTCTGTGGGCGTTGCAGAATCAGATTCTCGAGGAACTCGAGAAGTCCGGGGAAGAGACACAGGATATCAAGCGGTTGGAGAAGGAGTCGTGCTGA
- the rsmD gene encoding 16S rRNA (guanine(966)-N(2))-methyltransferase RsmD produces MLRIIGGERRGTKLFTLEGDATRPLRGRVRESLFSIIQWDLRGARVLDLFAGSGAMGLEALSRGASSVSFVEASPKAADIVRRNIQKLRYEDCTTVIARRLPGAIQAVPGVAEGFSLVFIMPPYHSGAGWRALEALGQSNLLAPDALVVHEVERSEEFTLPDGWAIDDDRTYGVTRLLFLKLA; encoded by the coding sequence GTGCTGAGAATCATCGGCGGCGAACGCCGCGGCACGAAGCTGTTCACGCTGGAGGGCGATGCGACGCGCCCTCTGCGTGGCCGCGTCCGAGAGTCGCTCTTCAGCATCATCCAGTGGGATTTGCGGGGCGCGCGAGTGCTCGATCTGTTTGCAGGCTCGGGCGCGATGGGGCTCGAGGCCCTGAGCCGCGGGGCCTCTTCCGTCTCATTCGTTGAGGCCTCCCCAAAGGCCGCTGATATTGTCCGCCGCAACATCCAGAAGCTGCGCTATGAGGACTGCACAACGGTAATCGCACGTCGCCTGCCCGGTGCGATCCAGGCTGTTCCAGGCGTTGCAGAGGGATTTTCGCTCGTCTTCATCATGCCACCTTATCATTCCGGGGCTGGATGGAGAGCACTTGAGGCTCTGGGGCAAAGCAATCTACTCGCGCCCGATGCGCTCGTTGTTCACGAAGTCGAGCGCAGCGAGGAATTCACCCTTCCCGACGGATGGGCAATTGATGACGATCGCACGTACGGTGTGACCAGGCTGCTCTTCCTGAAGCTAGCGTGA
- a CDS encoding DUF1501 domain-containing protein encodes MSNFVFTRREFLRSSAIAAMGMAIPSFLARSALSAQTASPAFAPAKDDTILVVLQLGGGNDGLNTVVPFGDDAYRKARRRIGVETSKILQLNDELGLHPSLAPLKELYDGGELAVVNGVGYPNPNRSHFRSMEIWQTASDSDRFLNSGWIGRYFDNCCNGTARPESAIHVGPERPQAFGGKMGVGVSFTDPERFEWQESLHADDQTFRHLNKVGESNDGDSTLDFLRHTTANAVLGSDSIQRALGRSESRATYPQSRIGNALRTVSSLIHGGLGTRIYCVSHTGFDTHANQAGQHERLLGQFAEALNAFQADLRAGGLDERVVTMCFSEFGRRVEENASGGTDHGTAGPMFIAGSRIQPGLHGIYPSLTDLDEGDLKHTVDFRDVYATILEGWLRTDSKLVLGREFNQLGVLQKVAT; translated from the coding sequence ATGTCCAATTTCGTATTCACCCGCCGCGAATTCCTTCGTTCCAGCGCTATCGCTGCCATGGGCATGGCGATTCCTTCGTTTCTCGCACGTTCCGCTCTCTCCGCCCAGACGGCATCGCCCGCATTTGCCCCGGCAAAGGACGACACCATCCTTGTGGTGCTTCAACTCGGCGGTGGAAACGATGGCCTGAACACCGTCGTTCCGTTTGGCGACGATGCCTATCGCAAGGCGCGCCGCCGAATTGGTGTGGAGACGAGCAAGATCCTGCAGCTGAACGATGAGTTGGGTCTTCATCCGTCGCTCGCGCCTTTGAAGGAACTCTACGATGGCGGCGAACTCGCCGTCGTGAATGGCGTTGGCTATCCGAATCCGAACCGATCGCACTTCCGCTCCATGGAGATCTGGCAGACGGCTTCAGATTCGGATCGCTTCTTGAACTCGGGTTGGATCGGGCGCTACTTCGACAATTGCTGCAACGGCACGGCTCGCCCCGAATCGGCGATTCACGTTGGTCCGGAACGTCCCCAGGCGTTCGGCGGAAAGATGGGTGTGGGCGTCTCATTCACCGATCCCGAGCGCTTCGAGTGGCAGGAAAGCCTGCACGCTGACGACCAGACGTTCCGTCATCTCAACAAGGTGGGGGAGAGTAATGATGGCGATTCAACGCTCGATTTCCTGCGCCACACGACCGCGAACGCCGTGCTCGGATCGGACAGCATTCAGCGTGCGCTTGGCCGATCCGAGAGTCGCGCGACCTACCCGCAGAGCCGCATTGGGAACGCACTTCGCACTGTGTCGAGCCTGATCCATGGTGGTCTTGGCACGCGAATCTACTGCGTTTCGCACACCGGGTTTGATACGCACGCGAATCAGGCCGGGCAACATGAGCGCCTTCTGGGTCAGTTCGCCGAAGCGCTGAACGCCTTCCAGGCCGATCTGCGCGCAGGTGGCCTGGATGAGCGGGTTGTCACGATGTGCTTCTCTGAATTCGGGCGCCGAGTTGAGGAAAACGCCAGCGGGGGCACGGACCACGGCACGGCCGGGCCGATGTTCATCGCGGGTTCGCGCATTCAACCCGGTCTGCACGGAATATACCCAAGCCTGACCGATCTCGATGAAGGCGATCTGAAGCACACCGTCGATTTCCGAGATGTCTACGCCACCATCCTCGAAGGCTGGCTCCGCACGGATTCGAAGCTAGTGCTTGGCAGAGAATTCAATCAGCTTGGCGTTTTGCAGAAGGTTGCGACGTGA
- a CDS encoding DUF1800 domain-containing protein, whose protein sequence is MCAYLDPLPPSQWDRRKARHLLNRAGFGIPPRVVDSLADQSIDEAIDAFISFEQFEDEFEEPTDLPDPVTRDEFRMYRGMSEDERRNARRERMRDERQAMERLKIWWLERMRHSKRPLVEKMALFWHGHFATSAEKVKSSRFNYELNQVFRQRGLGNFRHLVSAVGQTPAMLEFLDNRQNRKGHANENWARELMELFTLGEGHYTEEDIKEAARAFTGYTHLQGEFVYNERQHDDGVKTVLGQTGKLNADDVLDILFEQPALAPFICRKIWEYFVYENPDEKLIEELSIAFRASKYELRPLMRTIFRSQEFYSAKAIGSQIKSPAQFVVMLVEQLNIQPRRGRLLTLAMAAMEQNLFYPPNVKGWPGGRHWINANTILVRYNAAGYAVTGQAPDAAPRQLLDETNEQFERRRRFFERAARRAPFDVADFFASWKSAPIGVVLDDLGDYFLGRSLDAKQRAELLQVISSGGNETTLLSTKYTDEDHLRAAVHLLLSMAEYQLC, encoded by the coding sequence GTGTGCGCCTATCTTGATCCGTTGCCCCCTTCCCAATGGGATCGCCGCAAAGCCCGTCATTTGCTCAATCGCGCCGGATTCGGCATTCCACCTCGCGTCGTGGATTCACTGGCCGACCAATCGATTGACGAGGCAATCGATGCATTCATCAGTTTCGAGCAATTCGAGGACGAGTTCGAAGAGCCGACCGATCTGCCCGACCCAGTGACGCGCGATGAATTTCGAATGTACCGCGGCATGTCGGAAGACGAACGCCGCAATGCGCGCCGCGAACGTATGCGCGACGAGCGCCAGGCGATGGAGCGCCTGAAGATCTGGTGGCTCGAGCGCATGCGGCACTCGAAGCGGCCGCTCGTCGAGAAGATGGCGCTCTTCTGGCACGGGCACTTCGCCACGAGCGCGGAGAAGGTCAAGTCGTCACGATTCAACTATGAATTGAACCAGGTCTTTCGCCAACGCGGTCTCGGCAATTTCCGCCACCTGGTCAGCGCCGTGGGGCAAACGCCGGCAATGCTTGAGTTTCTCGACAACCGCCAGAACCGAAAGGGACATGCGAACGAGAATTGGGCGCGTGAGTTGATGGAGCTCTTCACGCTCGGCGAAGGACACTACACCGAGGAAGACATCAAGGAAGCCGCCCGAGCGTTCACCGGCTACACGCATCTGCAGGGCGAGTTCGTCTACAACGAACGCCAGCACGACGATGGCGTAAAGACGGTGCTGGGTCAGACCGGAAAACTGAACGCCGACGACGTGCTCGACATCCTGTTCGAGCAGCCTGCGCTTGCGCCGTTCATCTGCAGAAAGATTTGGGAGTACTTCGTTTACGAGAATCCTGATGAGAAACTGATTGAAGAGCTCTCGATTGCATTCCGCGCATCAAAATACGAACTGCGGCCACTGATGCGAACGATCTTCCGTTCGCAGGAATTCTACTCCGCCAAGGCAATCGGCAGCCAGATCAAGAGCCCCGCGCAGTTCGTCGTGATGCTTGTCGAGCAACTCAACATCCAGCCACGCCGTGGCCGATTGCTGACCCTTGCGATGGCCGCGATGGAGCAGAATCTCTTCTATCCACCGAATGTGAAGGGATGGCCGGGCGGGCGCCATTGGATCAATGCGAACACGATCCTCGTGCGCTACAACGCAGCGGGATATGCCGTGACGGGCCAGGCCCCGGATGCCGCGCCGCGCCAATTACTTGATGAGACCAACGAGCAATTCGAACGTCGCCGCCGCTTCTTCGAGCGTGCTGCACGACGAGCGCCTTTCGACGTCGCGGACTTCTTCGCATCCTGGAAGAGCGCACCGATCGGTGTCGTCCTGGACGACCTGGGAGACTACTTCCTCGGTAGGTCGCTCGACGCGAAGCAGCGAGCGGAATTGCTCCAGGTCATTTCATCCGGCGGCAACGAAACGACGCTGCTGTCCACGAAATACACCGACGAAGACCACCTGCGCGCTGCCGTGCACCTTCTGTTGTCCATGGCCGAATACCAACTCTGCTGA
- a CDS encoding 50S ribosomal protein L11 methyltransferase → MKIWPLVIVHVPSTATREQWELFCADALEAGCTGFEERDSDGDGLPESMVLFFPCRKTKMPFEGEEPGEAEIEGAQLAEKVLCAEAQVSPHWRRIVSEIARKWLPEEGLSVHAEALPDQKWGQSWVEFYKTTRASDRIFVGPPRNEKLPEDAPSNAIRVQIEYDQVFGTGTHETTRLCLRLIEAKADRFQTLLDIGTGTGVLCFAAIKLGYEYAIGLDSDSLAKENFQRNAKLNDCEEETHFILGDSVQAAVGGALLAGRSIPELVVCNMLSDAFDPLLLSLRKLRRPMILSGYLLSELEILHERFAQTGWRLIEEHNIEEWGACFLEPDAGFQI, encoded by the coding sequence ATGAAGATCTGGCCACTTGTAATCGTCCACGTCCCAAGCACCGCCACTCGCGAGCAGTGGGAACTCTTCTGCGCCGATGCCCTTGAAGCCGGTTGTACCGGTTTCGAGGAACGCGACAGCGACGGCGATGGTTTGCCGGAATCGATGGTGCTATTCTTCCCCTGCCGCAAGACCAAGATGCCGTTCGAGGGCGAAGAGCCCGGCGAGGCGGAGATCGAAGGCGCGCAATTGGCCGAGAAGGTTCTCTGTGCCGAAGCGCAGGTCTCTCCGCATTGGCGCCGGATCGTCAGTGAGATCGCGCGCAAGTGGCTGCCGGAGGAAGGGCTATCCGTGCATGCCGAAGCCCTGCCGGATCAGAAGTGGGGCCAGTCCTGGGTCGAGTTCTATAAAACCACGCGCGCCAGCGACCGGATCTTCGTCGGGCCGCCACGCAACGAGAAGCTTCCCGAGGACGCGCCGAGCAACGCCATTCGCGTGCAGATCGAGTACGACCAGGTCTTTGGGACCGGTACGCATGAAACCACACGTCTGTGCCTGCGTCTCATCGAGGCGAAGGCCGATCGATTCCAGACTCTTTTGGATATCGGGACCGGAACCGGCGTCTTGTGCTTCGCCGCCATTAAGCTCGGATACGAATACGCCATCGGCCTGGATTCCGATTCGCTGGCGAAAGAGAACTTCCAGCGCAACGCGAAGCTGAACGACTGCGAAGAAGAGACACACTTCATCCTGGGCGATTCCGTCCAGGCTGCCGTCGGCGGCGCACTGCTTGCCGGCCGCTCGATCCCGGAACTCGTCGTCTGCAACATGCTCAGCGACGCGTTCGATCCGCTGCTGCTCTCCCTGCGCAAGCTGCGCCGCCCCATGATCCTCTCGGGCTACCTGCTCTCCGAACTGGAGATCCTCCACGAGCGGTTCGCCCAGACCGGATGGCGCCTGATCGAAGAGCACAACATCGAAGAGTGGGGCGCCTGTTTCCTGGAGCCGGACGCCGGCTTCCAGATCTGA
- a CDS encoding metallophosphoesterase, which produces MLQLFTFLLVVAALGHVWLQGFNRYLITIRDTPRKTLWFKVWGVAIVGIPTALLIAFWRTETVQSALSWHPTVPASHWLFGGFGIVWLYGLWRLGRWTTDRIAPPASRHHIEDRTTMPSIPHAPTKLPFYLRPIETTFDLEVIDREIEVPCLAPAFDGLTIVQVSDVHYEPRFGRDAYFDAVAQQANLLHGDVVVFTGDFISMQRFIPAAVEFHARIRGQLATLCVMGNHDYWTRPDRVREHCARHAIRWMHNRRWTLERNGRRLIFAGTDAPWGKTRSDWRELVRRGTGEAVILLSHTPDNAPGAARNGANLVLSGHNHGGQLAFPLIGPIVVPSRYGLKYTCGVYDIGDDCVLNVSRGIGVSDANGGGRTMAPPQLIRLTLRSPHADVMAGVTERAAVAAAVRTLPS; this is translated from the coding sequence ATGCTTCAACTGTTCACATTTCTCCTTGTCGTTGCCGCTCTGGGTCACGTCTGGCTCCAGGGGTTCAATCGCTATCTGATCACGATCCGCGACACCCCGCGCAAAACACTCTGGTTCAAGGTCTGGGGCGTCGCGATTGTGGGGATCCCGACAGCGCTGCTGATCGCGTTCTGGAGGACCGAGACCGTCCAGAGTGCATTATCCTGGCACCCGACGGTGCCGGCCTCTCATTGGCTGTTTGGCGGGTTTGGAATCGTCTGGTTGTACGGCTTGTGGCGATTGGGGCGATGGACGACGGATCGAATCGCGCCGCCAGCTTCCCGTCATCACATCGAAGATCGCACGACGATGCCTTCCATCCCACACGCACCTACCAAGCTCCCCTTCTATCTACGTCCGATCGAGACGACGTTCGATCTGGAAGTCATCGATCGCGAGATTGAGGTGCCTTGCCTCGCACCGGCCTTCGATGGGCTGACGATCGTGCAAGTCAGCGACGTACACTACGAACCGCGCTTCGGTCGGGATGCCTACTTCGATGCGGTCGCGCAGCAGGCGAATCTCCTGCACGGCGATGTGGTGGTCTTCACAGGCGACTTCATCTCGATGCAGCGCTTCATCCCTGCCGCTGTGGAATTCCACGCGCGAATTCGTGGGCAGTTGGCGACGCTCTGCGTGATGGGAAACCACGATTACTGGACGCGACCGGACCGCGTTAGAGAGCATTGCGCGCGCCACGCCATTCGGTGGATGCACAATCGGCGATGGACACTGGAACGCAATGGCCGCCGACTGATCTTTGCAGGCACGGATGCGCCGTGGGGAAAGACGCGAAGCGACTGGCGTGAGCTGGTCCGCCGCGGAACAGGCGAGGCGGTCATTCTGCTCAGCCACACGCCGGACAACGCACCTGGGGCCGCCCGCAATGGCGCAAACCTCGTCCTGAGCGGTCACAACCATGGCGGGCAATTGGCGTTTCCACTGATCGGGCCGATCGTCGTGCCGAGTCGCTATGGGCTGAAGTACACCTGTGGCGTCTACGACATTGGCGACGATTGCGTGTTGAATGTCTCTCGCGGAATCGGCGTCTCCGACGCGAATGGAGGAGGACGAACGATGGCGCCTCCGCAACTGATTCGCCTGACGCTGCGATCTCCGCACGCGGATGTGATGGCCGGCGTAACGGAACGCGCCGCCGTGGCAGCCGCGGTCCGCACGCTTCCCAGTTGA
- the msrB gene encoding peptide-methionine (R)-S-oxide reductase MsrB — MNEDQNLPQTEAEWRERLTPEEYRVLREKGTERAFQGKYVHVDGDGAFSCAACGQPLFTTNAKYDSGSGWPSFYEPIGEENVEERVDNTLGMHRTEIVCSRCKSHLGHVFNDGPQPTGLRYCVNSISLDFKEGGE; from the coding sequence ATGAACGAAGACCAGAATCTACCCCAGACGGAAGCGGAATGGCGAGAACGCCTGACGCCGGAGGAGTACCGGGTGCTGCGCGAGAAGGGCACCGAGCGCGCCTTCCAGGGCAAGTACGTCCATGTCGATGGCGACGGAGCGTTCAGTTGTGCCGCGTGTGGCCAGCCGCTGTTCACGACAAACGCCAAGTACGATTCCGGCAGCGGATGGCCGTCGTTCTACGAACCGATCGGTGAGGAAAACGTCGAGGAGCGGGTGGACAATACGCTCGGCATGCACCGTACCGAGATCGTCTGCAGCCGATGCAAGTCGCACCTCGGTCACGTGTTCAACGACGGCCCGCAACCAACAGGGCTGCGCTATTGCGTGAATTCCATTTCGTTGGACTTCAAAGAGGGCGGTGAATGA
- a CDS encoding class I SAM-dependent methyltransferase, producing MPADLRAWFGDVDIYLFDQFMKGRFTPDMRVLDAGCGPGRNLVYLMRAGFDCYGVDGSPGAIDEARLLAADLAPSLPPENFRNEPIEEMSFDSGTFDAVICNAVLHFSRDEEHFRKKLDQIDRVTKIGGIIFARLMSTIGIEHSLRHIDGLRYQLPNRSEAFLVDEECLLAETGRLNGQLIEPLKTVNVQNQRCMTTWVFRKGPMP from the coding sequence ATGCCGGCGGATCTTCGGGCCTGGTTCGGCGACGTCGATATCTACCTGTTCGATCAGTTCATGAAGGGCCGTTTCACCCCGGACATGCGCGTTCTGGATGCCGGATGTGGGCCCGGACGGAATCTTGTCTATCTGATGCGCGCAGGGTTCGACTGCTATGGGGTGGATGGATCCCCCGGGGCCATCGACGAGGCCCGACTGCTCGCCGCGGACCTGGCACCAAGTCTCCCGCCGGAGAATTTCCGGAACGAACCGATCGAGGAAATGTCCTTCGACAGCGGCACCTTCGACGCCGTGATCTGCAATGCGGTTCTTCATTTTTCGCGGGACGAAGAGCACTTCCGCAAGAAGCTCGACCAGATCGATCGCGTTACAAAGATCGGTGGGATCATCTTTGCCCGTCTGATGTCGACGATCGGCATCGAGCACAGTCTCCGCCACATCGATGGGTTGCGATACCAGTTGCCCAACCGCAGCGAGGCCTTCCTGGTCGATGAGGAGTGTTTGTTGGCTGAGACGGGACGTTTAAACGGCCAGTTGATCGAGCCCCTCAAGACGGTCAACGTTCAGAATCAGCGATGCATGACAACGTGGGTCTTCCGCAAGGGGCCGATGCCTTAA
- the argS gene encoding arginine--tRNA ligase, producing the protein MAMTVLDRINEFLFEIVDGRCKGAGVDAPARESYGLSLPRQPEHGDLATNVALMLSKPMRRNPMQIAEEIAHDVVEHVLVASAEVAKPGFINLRLSDAAYNELLNQVRTDAENYGDKNVGGGERILIEFVSANPTGPMHIGHLRHAVLGEAISRILRSGGYDVTKEYYINDGGNQIATLAATFDVRLREALGEEAELGENMYPGEYLLEFAHDLIEEKGAEGVWEMEPADRADYAKNRCLDMIKNHLAILEVFFDEYVSEKALYEAGKVAEALETLKEQGETYEEDGALWLRTEHHGDDKDRVLVKSDETLTYLVPDLAYHHEKFKRSFDHYINVFGSDHVGYGPRLKAGIQCLGHDPEKLEIILLRLVFLVRAGERLDMGKRSGNVINAIDLVNDVGADVARYFLLERSAGSEINFDLDLAKEHSDRNPVFKVQYAHARICTLLGKAAEAGFAPAEADENLSACLDSDYERAILLHLLQFPEVVGRSARDREPHHIPAYLLEMAEKWNRYWSAARQDDRFRIIVAEEPERTRARLALAEAVRQVLRNGLMLLAISAPDRMERDEEEST; encoded by the coding sequence ATGGCGATGACTGTTCTGGACCGCATCAATGAGTTTCTGTTTGAGATCGTAGACGGGCGCTGCAAGGGCGCCGGCGTGGACGCTCCGGCGCGAGAGAGCTACGGCCTGTCGCTCCCCCGCCAGCCCGAGCACGGCGACCTGGCGACCAATGTGGCGCTGATGCTCAGCAAGCCGATGCGGCGAAACCCGATGCAGATCGCCGAGGAAATCGCTCACGACGTGGTCGAGCACGTGCTCGTGGCGTCCGCCGAGGTGGCAAAGCCTGGCTTCATCAATCTGCGCCTATCGGATGCGGCCTACAACGAGCTGCTGAATCAGGTCCGGACCGATGCGGAGAACTACGGCGACAAAAACGTGGGCGGCGGAGAGCGCATCCTGATCGAGTTCGTCAGCGCCAACCCGACCGGCCCCATGCACATTGGTCACTTGCGCCACGCGGTGCTGGGCGAGGCGATCTCGCGCATCCTGCGCTCGGGCGGCTACGATGTGACGAAGGAATACTACATCAACGACGGCGGGAACCAGATCGCGACGCTCGCCGCGACGTTCGATGTGCGTCTGCGCGAGGCGCTCGGCGAAGAGGCCGAGTTGGGCGAGAACATGTATCCGGGCGAGTATCTGCTGGAGTTCGCGCACGACCTGATCGAGGAAAAGGGCGCCGAGGGTGTGTGGGAGATGGAGCCCGCGGATCGCGCCGATTACGCCAAGAATCGCTGTCTGGACATGATCAAGAACCACCTGGCCATCCTGGAGGTGTTCTTTGACGAGTATGTCAGCGAGAAGGCGCTGTACGAGGCCGGCAAGGTCGCCGAGGCGCTGGAGACGCTGAAGGAGCAGGGTGAGACGTACGAGGAGGACGGGGCGCTTTGGCTGCGCACGGAGCACCACGGCGACGATAAGGACCGCGTTCTGGTGAAGTCGGACGAGACCCTGACCTATCTGGTTCCCGACCTCGCCTACCATCACGAGAAGTTCAAACGCTCCTTCGATCACTACATTAACGTGTTCGGCAGCGATCACGTCGGCTACGGCCCGCGCCTGAAGGCCGGCATCCAGTGCCTCGGGCACGATCCTGAGAAGCTGGAGATCATCCTTCTGCGACTGGTGTTCCTGGTCCGCGCGGGCGAGCGCCTCGATATGGGCAAGCGCAGCGGAAACGTCATCAACGCGATCGATCTCGTCAATGACGTGGGCGCGGACGTGGCGCGCTACTTCCTGCTGGAGCGCTCGGCGGGCTCGGAGATCAACTTCGACCTCGATCTGGCCAAGGAACACAGCGATCGCAATCCGGTCTTCAAGGTCCAGTATGCCCACGCGCGCATCTGCACGTTGCTGGGCAAGGCCGCAGAGGCGGGCTTCGCCCCGGCCGAGGCGGACGAGAATCTCTCTGCCTGCCTGGATTCGGATTATGAGCGGGCGATCCTGCTGCACCTGCTGCAATTCCCCGAAGTCGTCGGCCGCTCCGCCCGGGATCGGGAACCCCATCACATCCCGGCGTACCTGCTGGAAATGGCCGAGAAGTGGAATCGCTACTGGTCGGCAGCGCGCCAGGACGACCGATTCCGGATCATTGTGGCCGAAGAGCCGGAGAGAACCCGTGCGCGTCTGGCCCTTGCGGAAGCGGTTCGACAGGTTCTGCGTAACGGCCTGATGCTGCTGGCGATCTCAGCTCCGGATCGGATGGAGCGAGACGAAGAAGAGTCGACCTAA